A single window of Synergistaceae bacterium DNA harbors:
- a CDS encoding amino acid ABC transporter permease, which yields MISIGFWESVLAAKTAIFIGVYHSLLAAVCAIAIGSFCGITIGFIMTFAHRAAVLPFRLFVDVVRGIPGLVIVFTIYYFLDVFLQSYGVKLSALLAGIIALSVTNSAQMAELTRGALQNIPRGQIEAGKAIGLRFVQILYNILLPQALIQMLPPWINSATETVKGTTLLMLIGISELLLVTQQLIATNNNALKYYCFIGLIYFVLNTMIEFVGKAAEKRFRF from the coding sequence ATGATTTCCATCGGTTTTTGGGAAAGCGTGCTTGCCGCTAAAACGGCGATTTTCATCGGCGTTTACCATTCGCTTCTGGCAGCCGTCTGCGCAATTGCGATCGGCTCGTTTTGCGGTATCACCATAGGATTTATCATGACGTTTGCGCACAGAGCGGCTGTTTTGCCCTTTCGTTTGTTCGTGGACGTCGTTCGCGGAATTCCTGGATTGGTCATCGTGTTTACGATCTACTATTTTTTGGACGTTTTCCTTCAATCGTACGGCGTCAAATTGTCGGCACTCCTGGCGGGCATCATCGCTCTTTCCGTGACAAACAGCGCGCAGATGGCCGAGTTGACGCGAGGAGCCCTGCAAAATATTCCGCGTGGACAGATCGAAGCCGGGAAGGCTATAGGCTTACGCTTTGTGCAAATACTATATAACATCCTTCTTCCTCAGGCGTTGATCCAGATGCTGCCTCCCTGGATCAACTCCGCTACAGAAACGGTGAAAGGCACTACGCTCCTGATGTTGATCGGCATTTCAGAATTGTTGTTGGTCACACAACAACTAATAGCAACTAACAATAACGCTTTGAAATATTACTGTTTCATTGGGTTGATCTATTTTGTATTGAACACGATGATCGAATTCGTGGGCAAGGCGGCTGAAAAACGGTTTCGTTTTTAA
- a CDS encoding amino acid ABC transporter ATP-binding protein — MLRIRGLEKWYGDLKVFEDVDLDVNAGEVVSIIGASGSGKTTLLRCINLLETFQAGSIVLDGNAVGYRIAGQKRKRLPERVIARQRLMTGMVFQQFNLFPHMTALGNVTLGLIKVKKFSKSEAEKEATRWLERVGLGDKIHSRPSQLSGGQQQRVAIARAVAMNPKILLFDEPTSALDPELVGEVLNVIKQLAADGATMIIVTHEMRFAYEVSDRVVFMDKGKIAATGTPAEIFEERKSDRLKEFLSTFN, encoded by the coding sequence TTGCTTCGAATCAGAGGACTGGAGAAATGGTACGGTGATTTAAAAGTTTTTGAAGACGTCGATCTTGACGTGAACGCCGGCGAAGTGGTTTCTATCATAGGCGCCAGCGGTTCGGGGAAAACAACGTTACTGCGCTGCATCAACCTTTTGGAGACATTTCAGGCGGGATCAATCGTTTTAGATGGTAACGCAGTGGGCTACCGCATTGCCGGACAGAAAAGAAAGCGCTTACCGGAACGCGTAATCGCTCGTCAGCGCCTTATGACCGGCATGGTATTTCAGCAATTCAATTTATTTCCACACATGACGGCGTTGGGAAACGTTACTTTAGGTTTGATTAAAGTAAAAAAATTTTCTAAATCGGAAGCAGAAAAAGAAGCGACCCGTTGGCTGGAACGCGTCGGATTGGGGGATAAAATTCACTCGCGCCCTTCACAGCTTTCAGGAGGACAACAGCAGCGTGTGGCTATCGCGCGCGCTGTCGCTATGAATCCTAAAATTCTTTTGTTCGACGAACCCACTTCGGCGTTGGATCCTGAGCTTGTAGGCGAGGTTTTAAACGTCATTAAACAGTTGGCGGCGGACGGTGCGACAATGATCATCGTCACTCATGAGATGCGATTCGCTTATGAGGTTTCGGACAGGGTCGTTTTCATGGACAAAGGGAAAATCGCAGCGACGGGAACGCCGGCTGAAATATTCGAAGAACGGAAATCCGACCGTCTTAAAGAATTTTTGTCTACTTTTAATTGA
- a CDS encoding PIG-L family deacetylase → MIVEPWRKDCPHKGKVFAAIFPHSDDFSIAVGGLLFKLLEEGYIGYFIRTTNDEMDSYDLTAGETMFRIEKETREVAEFFGIRKVYDFNYKNHYLDHALLTEMRHRLITLFRFLKIDTVISFDPWGHYEENPDHYITAMAVEQACWMSGRQLDLPELKEMGLEPRFVKEKYYFARGPQESNLIVDIAGVLEKKAAAIEMHRTPIDNMWKECLAEGNTAGFRDKTDYIRRTMIESETI, encoded by the coding sequence ATGATTGTGGAACCCTGGAGAAAAGACTGTCCACACAAAGGGAAAGTCTTTGCAGCCATATTTCCTCATTCCGATGATTTCTCCATAGCTGTGGGAGGGCTGCTCTTTAAGTTGCTGGAAGAAGGATATATCGGCTATTTTATTCGTACGACCAATGACGAGATGGATTCCTATGACCTGACAGCCGGCGAAACCATGTTCCGCATAGAAAAAGAAACGCGGGAAGTCGCCGAATTTTTTGGAATTCGGAAAGTTTATGATTTTAATTATAAAAACCATTACCTGGATCACGCGCTTTTGACGGAAATGCGCCACAGACTTATTACTCTGTTTCGGTTTTTGAAGATCGACACGGTTATTTCATTCGATCCCTGGGGGCATTATGAAGAAAATCCCGACCACTACATTACTGCTATGGCTGTAGAACAGGCGTGCTGGATGTCGGGAAGGCAGTTAGATCTCCCCGAACTCAAAGAGATGGGCCTTGAACCCCGTTTTGTAAAAGAAAAGTATTACTTTGCCAGAGGCCCTCAGGAGAGTAATTTGATTGTGGACATTGCGGGCGTTCTCGAAAAAAAAGCAGCGGCGATTGAAATGCACCGGACACCCATCGACAACATGTGGAAAGAATGCCTCGCGGAAGGAAACACTGCGGGATTTCGGGATAAAACCGATTATATCCGACGGACGATGATCGAGTCCGAAACGATCG